The following are encoded in a window of Spea bombifrons isolate aSpeBom1 chromosome 2, aSpeBom1.2.pri, whole genome shotgun sequence genomic DNA:
- the LOC128473915 gene encoding odorant receptor 131-2-like, whose translation MVNLTNFQNNVTRPASNLNTLNLKLVWITILTPTLICFLCFFYVIVIILKVFFTAPHVQENGRYVLFVHMLINDSMYLTLAMVLLVSSLYDVFFPISICYLLVTASSVSFKVTPLNLAVMSLERYVAICFPLRHAEFCTSRKSGIAIMIIWTVGLIPHIADIIILASVVKSGYFSHYVLCSRASFLNTPAQSFLRSFGHAMTFSMVGLVIVFTYVRIMVVALKIDSRKGSASKAGKTVMLHAVQLLLCVTAFAYPIIEMYLLQYTLLIPVINFCLFMFLPRFLSPLIYGIRDNVFREYIRRYFFCIPVRINSTPPTD comes from the coding sequence ATGGTGAATTTAACTAATTTCCAAAACAACGTCACGCGCCCGGCTTCTAACCTAAACACCCTGAATCTCAAACTAGTCTGGATAACCATTTTGACCCCGACTCTGATTTGCTTCCTCTGCTTCTTTTACGTTATCGTCATCATACTGAAAGTCTTCTTCACTGCCCCCCACGTCCAAGAGAACGGCCGCTATGTGCTCTTTGTCCACATGCTTATCAACGATTCGATGTACCTGACGCTGGCTATGGTCCTGTTGGTCTCCTCTCTGTACGACGTTTTCTTCCCCATTTCCATTTGCTATTTGCTAGTTACGGCATCTTCGGTATCTTTCAAGGTGACGCCGTTAAACTTAGCAGTCATGTCTTTGGAGCGCTACGTCGCCATCTGCTTCCCGCTGAGGCACGCGGAGTTCTGCACCAGTCGGAAATCGGGTATCGCTATTATGATCATCTGGACCGTGGGGCTGATCCCTCATATCGCCGAtatcattattctggcctctgtGGTTAAGAGCGGCTATTTCTCGCATTACGTGCTGTGCAGCCGGGCATCGTTTCTAAATACCCCAGCGCAGAGCTTTCTAAGGTCCTTCGGTCACGCCATGACCTTTTCCATGGTGGGACTGGTAATTGTGTTCACCTACGTGAGGATCATGGTGGTTGCGTTGAAGATCGACTCAAGGAAAGGCTCTGCCTCCAAGGCCGGTAAAACCGTCATGCTTCACGCCGTCCAGCTCCTGCTGTGCGTGACGGCGTTTGCTTACCCCATCATTGAGATGTACCTCCTACAGTACACTTTATTGATACCGGTGATCAACTTCTGCCTCTTCATGTTTCTGCCGCGGTTCCTGAGCCCTCTGATATACGGGATAAGAGATAATGTATTCCGTGAGTATATAAGgagatattttttctgtataccTGTAAGGATAAACTCTACTCCGCCTACAGACTGA